The genomic interval TTTTCTCATCTTTGTTTGGTCtgttagattttatttttaacataaaatactATATTCAatataaatcataaaaaaattaaaaatatttaacagaGGTTAATTTAATAGATTGATAACATtcatttaagaataaaattaaattaattatttttattgataggCTTATATTAAAGAACAGGATGAGTACCTAATATATTTTGGAGTGATTCACCATATTAATCCGAGCATGATAAAAATatcaagatataaaataaatcataacattatttgtttaaaaagaCAGATAACAACGACACAAAAGTTTCTGTATAAAGTACCCTATTTTAACAAACagaattaaataattaagattCTTAGCGAACATGATACCATAGCAGAGACGTGTTATAACACCTTAATTACACAAATTATAATTGAAAGTCGGTCAACTTCTATGATTGCGAAACGAATTTGCATGGCAAGACTTTGCTGCGTCATAATAAAgggttttcaaaattatttttgcaaTCGTAATTTTCAATCACAACATACAGaatatttggattttttggTCTTTGTGATAAAATTGAATACATTTAGAGAAGATGAAagaaataataaactaaaataatttttcatttagttttttcaaaaagtaaattcctaaactgtttttaatttgtgAAAAAGTTAATATAGTTTTGTAGAGAATTGTATCAGCAAGAAATAGCTAGTGTAAGACAATTGGTAGACATAAGTAGATTTTGAAGCATGATGttagaaatttgaaaggaaagAGTGAGGGTAATTTAAAAGGTGATAAATAAGATCATAAACTATAGGGAATCAAGTGGAAGAGATGGTAAGCATGGTGTCTTAATAAGATAGATTTGTGGCCCTTTGGAAGACCCATAATATGTGGCTATCATAAGCTTGAATCTTGAAATGGATggacaaaaacaaacaaaaaatgaaatagTGTAGGGGACACTTAGGTTCCCCGGCCAGAGCAGAATTTGCCACCTTTGATGGTCCACATGCCTGAAAAAAATTCCTCTCCTTTCAACCCACCTAAAACTCTCTCTTCTCAAAGCCTCTCAATTTCCCTTTTCACTGCTCAACTTTTCCTTTTTATAAAGTGACTCACTTTTTCCCTCAGTAAATAAAATTCTAAGCCATCTTCGAAATTACATGTGCCACAAAAGTCCAAAACACTTCTCTCCTACTCCTCCCATCTATTTAATCCACTGTGATCCTTCCTTAGCCACTGTGCTCTTTCTCCAATTCAATTATCTCAGCTCCTTTAAGCCTCTCACCACAAACTCCTACATTCTACCCAAAACCAAACACCAACTACAGgccaatcatcaataaaaacaCCCTTTTTCTTTGCCATctcttttcctttcttttcgGGTGTTGGCCACCCACCCACTCAACTCATTTGCACTCACAAACACAAACACAGGCCATTGGTCGGTTCCAGAGATGAGCAGCATGCACATAGAAACCCCAGAAACTTTGGCTGATGGCAACAAAAACTTCGATGAAGATGGACGAGCTAAAAGAACAGGTATTACCCATTCacatattcaaattttatgttTGCTTATTTGGATAAACCTTTACAAACACAGCAGAACAATTAAGTGAATTTTTCTTCGtattaatttcaatatttacTTGATATTTAAAGTCAATTTGCAGTGACTTATACAGTGTCACTTACGTTAAGAAGTTGATATAAGAGTCCACTGTGgattttgataattttgatTGTGATAGAGTTGTTGTATTAATGTTGTTTTTGAATTGGTCTTAAATCGAAGGGACATGGATAACTGCAAGTGCTCATATCATAACGGCGGTGATTGGTTCTGGAGTTCTATCTCTTGCATGGGCAATTGCGCAGATGGGTTGGGTGGCTGGTCCAGCAGTGCTTTTTGCCTTCTCTTTTATCACATACTTCACTTCCACTCTTCTCGCTGATTCTTACCGTTCACCTGACCCTGTTCATGGCAAGCGAAACTACACATATTCTGAGGTTGTCAAAGCTAACTTAGGTATACCAACCACAAATCTCACTTCTATTGCTTCTCGTTACATCATTATATCATAATTACAAGATACACAACCTATTGCATAGTCACAATCAGAATCACCTAATAATTTACTCACAAAGGTAATCATCATAGTTTCCAATCACACTACACTCTATTTTCCTTCATATTTCATGTACAAGTTTTGTGGATACAACAAACATAACAATGGCAGAATAAGTCTAGataaaaaacagtttaagataTCTAAATGTTAAAGAAAAAATGatcttatgatttgtttatgTCGGTACATGTGGTTGAGACTTGACACGTGAGAGTTCTGGTTTTCTAGCactcttctttttatttatttattggcaatgcaaataaaaaatcatttttcttttggCTCCGAAGAGAGACGAGGCACGTGATGTAGTAGAATACTATTTTTCTCGGGACATTATTTTGTATTGCTCTGTTATACTTTGCTAATAATTTTAGCAGCAAAAATACACCAGAGACTAATGGAATATAATTGTTTAAGATACTCCTTTGATATAACATGTTACTTTTGTGTCCATAGGAGGAAGAAAATTCCAGCTTTGTGGATTGGCTCAGTATATAAATCTTGTTGGTGTAACCATCGGCTACACTATAACTGCATCAATCAGTATGGTGTAAGTTTGCACATGAACTTTTGACTTCaaagagtgtgtgtgtgtgtcatTGTTTTATGTGCACATTGAAGTAcccttttgttttaattttatttatttcatgttgttgaAAATTGATTAGGGCGGTGAAGAGGTCGAACTGTTTTCACAAGCATGGACATGAAGCCAAGTGCAACATAAATAACTACCCTTACATGATCGTTTTTGCCTGCATTCAAATTGTTCTTAGCCAAATACCAAACTTCCATAAGCTCTCTTGGCTCTCTATTGTTGCAGCTGTGATGTCTTTCGCTTATTCTTCCATTGGTCTTGGACTCTCCCTAGCCAAAGTCATAGGTAAAACAACCATGTGATTATTATCACTCTATTTACTTACGCAACTTTAAACCTTATTAGGCCCATAGTTTTAATTTCCTCAAAactagaaacaaaaataattaggcATATAGTTTAGCCTTTTAAAACAATCAAAACGGAAATTTTGATTCAAAGTAGAAgctttcttaaaattattttatgactgaaaataaatattaattaacttctatattttaaaatgttaaaataactttttaaaaatatgcaaCCAATTAGGGTAATTAAtgagttaattaaaattgtctttattaattaaaatatgagtACTGTGAACCTACCCTCTAGTATATATTCTTTCTAACAGATTAAGaatgattaaaaattaaaaaaatagataataaatattaaataattcattCACTATTAACTTTGGTTGACGCGTACGTTGACTGATTGTGTTATTTTAAGCAAGTATTTCAAGAGTTTGaattttaataactattttaaattcaagTTGTTATGGGTGTTATTAATTGTTTATGTTCCAACTGTAGTtgataaaactaaatttttcaccgttttgtttttattttaatacattttaattcataaaatatgtgtgaaaacaaatattgtgttaatgtaataataatactaatgaaATAAAGCACGATGCTTAAAGGTGGGGCACACGCGCGGACATCAATAACAGGGGTGCAAGTGGGGGTGGACGTTACGGGAACGGAAAAGGTTTGGAGGATGTTTCAAGCTATCGGTGACATTGCCTTCGCTTATGCTTTTTCAAATGTGCTCATTGAGATCCAGGCAagtaatatttatgttttattttatctattaattaattatttactaataattataaaagaactgtgtgaatttaattaaatttgtgtGAATAAAATTGTTCTTGAATCATCGGCTTTTAGTTTGGAAGAAACTTTATTTTTtcagaataataataataatatacgtGCTTCATTAGATTTAGTAGGacaaaatataattgaaaaaattacgATAGGGACAACAGAAAATGCGGTGAAACGGTTTGAAATATGATGGAATTTGAAAAGTGTTGTGTTTTCTATTAGTATAAAAGTTGAAATGTGTGCCTGAAATAAATTTGGTAGTGGCATATTATATGAATTCAACTTCTGAATAGTCATACGTAACACCAACTTCTATTTTTGACCCAtaacttgtttttcttatttttcttgttttgtcgTTGACTTTTGTGTTTATCCATTATTTATCTTCTAAATATGGTGTTGGGATTAGATGCATCAATTAATAAAAACCACGGACTGTGTACACATATTGGATTTTACTTACCAAAATATCACCTTTTTcctctattttattttcctattgCAAGTTATTCTTAGCTAAATTATAgtaaagatatttttatttatttatttttcgaACCTTGTACCTATCTCTATCTAACCAATTGGTACATAGATATTTATCTAAACAATAATCACttacataaaaatttaaaactctgATCTCATTTGtcattgttttatttaattgctaatgtttttaaaacaaagaa from Phaseolus vulgaris cultivar G19833 chromosome 1, P. vulgaris v2.0, whole genome shotgun sequence carries:
- the LOC137813567 gene encoding amino acid permease 6-like, which produces MSSMHIETPETLADGNKNFDEDGRAKRTGTWITASAHIITAVIGSGVLSLAWAIAQMGWVAGPAVLFAFSFITYFTSTLLADSYRSPDPVHGKRNYTYSEVVKANLGGRKFQLCGLAQYINLVGVTIGYTITASISMVAVKRSNCFHKHGHEAKCNINNYPYMIVFACIQIVLSQIPNFHKLSWLSIVAAVMSFAYSSIGLGLSLAKVIGGAHARTSITGVQVGVDVTGTEKVWRMFQAIGDIAFAYAFSNVLIEIQDTLKSGPPENRMMKRASLIGIMTTTLFYVLCGCLGYAAFGNDAPGNFLTGFGFYEPFWLIDFANICIAVHLVGAYQVFVQPIFGFVEKWSKEKWPESQFINGEHGVNVPLCEGITLNFFRMFWRTTYVIITAVLAMLFPFFNDFLGLIGSLSFWPLTVYFPVEMYIKRSNMKSFSFTWIWLKILSWVCLIISIISAVGSIQGLAHDLKKYKPFQAQQ